The proteins below come from a single Chelmon rostratus isolate fCheRos1 chromosome 12, fCheRos1.pri, whole genome shotgun sequence genomic window:
- the mau2 gene encoding MAU2 chromatid cohesion factor homolog — protein sequence MAASTEAPEPWYLALLGFAEHFRTSSPPKIRLCVHCLQAVFQFKPPPRVEARTHLQLGSVLYRHTKNSELAQSHLEKAWFISQQISQFEDVKFEAASILSEFYCQQNLVDSAKPVLRKAIQISQQTPYWHCRLLFQLAQLHALEKDLVSACDLLGVGAEYARVMGSEYTRALFLLSKGMLLLMERKLSEVHPLLTLCGTIVENWQGNPIQKESLRVFFLVLQVTHYLDAGQVKSVKPCLKQLQQCIQTISTLHDDEILPTNPAALFHWLPKEHMCVLVYLVTVMHSMQAGYLEKAQKYTDKALMQLEKLKMLDSSPILSTFQVILLEHIIMCRLVTGHKATALQEISQVCQLCQQSPRLFTNHAAQLHTLLGLYCISVNCMDNAEAQFAAALQMTTHQELWTFIVTNLASVYIREGNRHQELYSLLERINPDHNFPVSSHCLRAAAFYIRGLLSFFQGRYNEAKRFLRETLKMSNAEDLNRLTACSLVLLGHIFFVLGNHRESNNMVVPAMQLASKIPDMSVQLWSSALLKDLNKACGNTIDAHEAAQMHQNFSQQLLQDHIAACSLPEHNLISWTDGLPPVQFQPQNGPTTSLASLL from the exons ATGGCAGCGAGCACAGAGGCCCCGGAGCCCTGGTACCTAGCCCTGCTGGGGTTCGCAGAACATTTCCGCACGTCGAGTCCGCCGAAGATCCGTCTGTGCGTCCACTGTCTGCAGGCGGTGTTTCAGTTCAAGCCGCCTCCCAGGGTCGAGGCCCGGACTCACCTCCAGCTGGGCTCGGTGCTGTACCGGCACACAAAGAACAGCGAGCTGGCCCAGAGTCACCTGGAGAAAGcg TGGTTCATTTCACAGCAA ATCTCTCAATTTGAAGATGTGAAGTTTGAAGCAGCAAGTATTCTGTCAGAGTTCTACTGTCAACAG AACTTGGTCGACTCTGCAAAACCAGTGCTGCGGAAGGCGATCCAGATATCTCAGCAAACTCCCTACTGGCACTGCAGACTGCTTTTCCAGCTCGCA caacTGCATGCACTGGAGAAGGACTTGGTATCAGCCTGTGATCTCCTCGGAGTAGGAGCAGAGTACGCAAGAGTCATGGGCTCGGAGTACACGAG ggCTCTGTTTTTACTAAGTAAAGGAATG ctgctgctgatggagcgGAAGCTGAGCGAGGTGCACCCTCTGCTGACGCTGTGTGGGACCATTGTAGAAAACTGGCAGGGAAACCCCATTCAGAAGGAGTCCCTCAGGGTTTTTTTCCTGGTGCTGCAGGTTACACACTACCTGGATGCTGGACAG GTAAAGAGTGTGAAGCCGTGCCTGAAGCAGCTTCAGCAGTGTATCCAGACCATCTCCACCCTCCACGATGATGAGATCCTTCCCACTAATCCAGCAGCTCTGTTCCACTGGCTGCCCAAagagcacatgtgtgtgcttgtgtaccTG GTGACGGTGATGCACTCCATGCAGGCGGGCTACCTGGAGAAGGCGCAGAAGTACACAGACAAAGCTCTCATGcagctggagaagctgaaga TGCTGGACAGCAGTCCCATCCTGTCCACGTTCCAAGTCATCCTGCTGGAGCATATCATCATGTGCCGGCTGGTCACTGGACACAAGGCCACAGCCTTACAAGAG aTTTCTCAGGTTTGTCAGCTTTGCCAACAGTCTCCCAGGCTGTTTACAAACCATGCTGCCCAGCTTCACACGCTGCTG gGCCTCTACTGTATCTCTGTGAACTGCATGGATAATGCTGAGGCTCAGTtcgctgctgctctgcag atGACAACGCATCAGGAGCTGTGGACGTTTATCGTGACCAACCTGGCCAGTGTCTACATCCGAGAAGGCAATAGACATCAAGAG cTGTACAGCCTTCTAGAGAGGATTAATCCTGATCACAACTTTCCTGTCAG CTCCCATTGTCTACGAGCTGCAGCGTTTTACATCAGAGGGCTCCTGTCTTTCTTCCAGGGACGTTACAACGAGGCCAA AAGATTTCTAAGGGAGACCCTGAAGATGTCTAATGCTGAGGATCTGAATCGGCTGACTGCCTGCTCGCTAGTCCTGCTGGGCCACATCTTCTTCGTCCTTGGCAACCATAGG GAAAGTAACAACATGGTGGTTCCGGCCATGCAGCTAGCCAGCAAGATCCCAGACATGTCTGTGCAGCTCTGGTCCTCTGCACTTCTCAAAG ATCTGAACAAGGCTTGTGGAAACACAATTGACGCCCACGAGGCAGCTCAGATGCACCAGAACTTCTCCCAGCAGCTCTTGCAGGACCACATCGCAGCCTGCAGCCTACCCGAACACAACCTCATCAGT TGGACGGATGGCCTCCCCCCTGTGCAGTTTCAGCCTCAGAATGGACCCACTACCAGCCTGGCGAGCCTGCTCTGA
- the armc6 gene encoding armadillo repeat-containing protein 6, with the protein MAKRRITQETFDAAVRENMEEFEMDPDEALREAVEQFESQGVELSCIVKAVPAVSSDDKQDEQTHEVLQALDSLRIGKDSVGVTEVTADIKRFTEQCSLGFAQRYLAAQKDAYPVILSYCKNSLEEREAVLTALSALAALTDGQPDLLDAEGQQFLLDVLLKYQADSLVTRVAIHAVRHCCLKHEQNRQDLVKGGILPMLTGATTRHSGCAELVKETSAALRVMTFDDDVRVTYGHAHEHAKIIVLEHNGLKVLIEAAKAHFDNTSVLSELCATLSRLAVRNEFCQDICDLGGLKLMMTLLADSYESPELVRQVLSAIRAIAGNDDVKDAVVNAGGVQLIVIAMNRHTTNSSVCEQGCACLSVLALRKPNNCKVIMENGGALAAVQAMKTHTDAVNVQKQACMLMRNLVSRTHNYCQPILEMGAEALIAQALKTHQDCGDVGKAALRDLGCQVELRELWTGKHGSLTN; encoded by the exons ATGGCGAAGCGGAGGATCACACAGGAGACCTTTGACGCTGCTGTCAGGGAAAACATGGAGGAGTTTGAGATGGATCCTGATGAGGCTCTGAGGGAGGCTGTAGAGCAGTTTGAATCCCAAG GTGTGGAGCTCAGTTGTATAGTAAAAGCTGTACCAGCTGTATCATCTGATGACAAACAAGATGAGCAAACACATGAGGTCTTACAG GCTTTGGATTCCCTCCGAATCGGAAAAGACTCTGTCGGTGTTACGGAAGTGACGGCAGACATAAAACGCTTCACTGAGCAGTGCTCTCTTGGATTCGCTCAAAGGTACCTGGCTGCCCAAAAAGATGCCTACCCCGTCATTCTCTCTTACTGCAAAAACAGTTTGGAGGAGCGGGAAGCTGTGTTGACCGCCCTGTCCGCTCTGGCTGCACTGACAGATGGACAGCCGGACTTGTTGGATGCAGAGGGCCAGCAGTTCCTTTTGGATGTTCTTCTGAAGTACCAGGCAGATTCTTTGGTAACACGTGTAGCCATTCACGCTGTACGTCACTGCTGTTTGAAACATGAACAGAACAGGCAGGATTTGGTAAAAGGTGGCATCCTGCCTATGCTGACCGGTGCTACTACACGACACAGCGGATGTGCTGAGCTGGTCAAGgagacctctgcagctctcaggGTCATGacttttgatgatgatgtgcgAGTTACGTATGGACATGCTCATGAACACGCCAAGATTATTGTTCTGGAGCACAACGGACTGAAGGTTTTAATCGAGGCTGCAAAAG CTCACTTTGATAATACTTCTGTTCTGAGTGAGCTTTGTGCAACTTTGTCTCGTCTGGCTGTAAGGAATGAATTCTGTCAAGACATCTGTGATCTGGGAGGATTGAAACTCATGATGACGCTGCTTGCAGACAGCTATGAGTCACCG GAGTTGGTTCGGCAGGTCCTAAGTGCAATAAGAGCCATAGCAGGAAATGATGATGTGAAAGATGCAGTTGTTAATGCTGGTGGAGTCCAGCTCATTGTCATTGCAATGAACAGACACACGACCAACTCTAGT gtgtgtgagcagGGCTGTGCATGCCTCTCCGTCCTTGCTTTGCGCAAACCCAACAACTGCAAAGTCATCATGGAGAATGGAGGTGCCTTGGCAGCTGTGCAGGCTATGAAGACACATACTGATGCGGTCAATGTTCAG AAACAGGCGTGCATGCTGATGAGAAACCTGGTTTCGCGTACGCATAACTACTGCCAACCAATCCTGGAGATGGGAGCAGAGGCCCTGATAGCCCAGGCGCTAAAGACCCATCAAGACTGTGGTGATGTGGGTAAAGCAGCCCTCAGAGATCTGGGATGTCAGGTGGAACTCCGGGAGCTGTGGACCGGCAAACATGGCAGCCTCACCAACTGA